The genomic interval AAGAGATAAAATAATGATGTTTGGAGATGATTATGATACTAAAGATGGTACTTGTGTAAGAGATTATATCCATGTATCAGATTTAGCATCTGCTCACTCATTAGCACTAGAAAGATTAATGAATGGTGGAGAAAGCAGAATATACAATCTTGGTAATGGTACTGGATTTACTGTAAAAGAAGTTGTAGAAGTTGCAAGAAAAGTAACTGGCCATCCAATCCCAGCTGAGGTAGCTCCTAGAAGAGCTGGAGACCCAGCTATATTAATAGCTTCATCAGATAAAGCTATAGAAGAATTAAATTGGAAACCTAAATTCAATTCATTAGAAACAATAATTGAAACTGCTTGGAATTGGCATAAAAACCATCCAAATGGATATGAAAAATAATAAATGATAATTATAAAAAGAGTCATTTAACCATTAAGGTAATGACTCTTTTTTATTTCTCTATAAATCTTTTAATCTATTTTTTTCAGCTAAAACAGCATTTATTTCTCCACCTAAAATTAATATCATAGAAGTTATAAACATCCATGTCATAAACATAAATACTGCTCCCAAACTTCCATATAATCTTGAGTAATTACTAAAATTATTTACATAATAGGCAAAAATATATGAAATTGATATCCATCCTAATGTTGTTATGACAGCTCCTGGAATTACCTCAAGCCATCCTAACCTTACACAAGGAGTTGCATTATATAAAAACATAAAAAATAATATCATTATTAAAATAACTACTACATACCTTAATATATTCCATATATAATATATAAACTCTGGATGCTCTAATACTTTCATAAAGAAATCCCCTATTACATCACCAAATACAAATAAGAATAAAGTAGCTATAACAATTAAAGCTAATAAAATTGTGTATATCATAGAAATTAATTTTAACTTTATATAAGATCTAGTCTCTTTAACTCCATAGGCCTTATTCAGCCCCTTTATTACGGCTTTAAATCCTGAAGATGATACCCATATGGCTAAAGCTATACTTATCCATAATAATCCTGTTTGTTCTCTGTCTACTATTTCAATAACAGTACTTTGAATTAGATTAAAAGCTTCTGTTGGCATTACATTACTCAATAAATTAAGAACTGCATCACTATTTAAATGACTAAATCCTACTAAGGTCATTAAGAACATTAGAAAAGGAATGAATGATAATACCATATAATATGCCAATTGAGCTCCTAATGCAAAAATATCGTCATCTCCTATTTTTTTTATAAACATAACAAGAAATATTACGGTTTTTCTCAGAAAACCTTTTGATTTCTTTTTCATAAATTGCTCCTTATAAATAATACTAATTTTATAATTAACTATAGATATATTAATTATACACATTTATAATTAATATGTATAATTAATAAAAATGTAACTTTTTTGTTAATCTATAGGAATAAAATTATACTAGTAAATTGTGTAAAATTTTAAAGGGCGAAGGTTGGTGAAATTAATGTCGCAAGGCAAACATGCAAAAAAAAATGATTCTAATAGTCAAGGTAATACACCTAAGAAAAAAAGTAAAGTGAAAATAATAGTATTAACATTATTCTTCTTATTACTTATAGGTATAGGACTTGGAGCTACATATGTTTACTCAACATTAAATAAAATGGATATAAAGAAAATAGCTCAAGATGATAAATCTTTAGGTATTGATGAATCAAATAAAGACCTATTCCAAGATGGTATTTTAAATATAGCTCTTTTTGGAGTAGATAGTAGAGAACATGATAATGTTGGACGTTCTGACTCCATAATAATAGCTACAATAGATACTAAACATGATAAAATAAAGCTTACATCTCTTATGAGAGATAGTTATGTTGAAGTTGATGGACATGGTAAAACTAAATTAACTCACGCTTATGCTTATGGTGGTCCTACTTTAGCATTAAAAACAATAAACGAAAACTTTGGATTAGATATAAAAGACTATGTAACTGTTAACTTTGATAACTTAGCTGAAATAATAGATGATTTAGGTGGAGTACCAATAAATATAAAACCTTATGAAGTTAAGGAAGTTAATAATTACGCTAAAAATGTTGCAGAAATTGCTGGAAGAGAATATACGCCAGTTAGTGAAGGTGAGCAAGTATTAAATGGTGCCCAAGCTGTAGGTTACTCTAGAATTCGTTACGTTGGTGATGGAGACTATGAAAGAACTGAAAGACAAAGAAATGTTCTTGATGCAATCATAAAAAAACTTTCCGCATTAAAACCTTCTGAATACCCTGAAACAATAAAAAAACTTTTACCTTATGTTGAAACAAACTTAACTCCATCTAAAATACTTAGTATTGCTACTTCTGTAGCCTCAACTGGTATTCCACCAGTTGAAAATATGCGTTTCCCTCTAGATGGATATTGTAAAGGTGAAATGATTGATGGTGTTTGGTATTTAACATTTGATGAAGCTAAAACAAAGGAACAAATACAAGACTATATATATAAGGATGTTAATCCAAAATAATATATTAACTAGCTGGAAAATAATCTTAAAAGATTGTTTTTCAGCTTTTTTACTATAGAGAATTAATGATATAATTATTTTAAAATATACTACTCTGAAAGGATGAGATTATGATTTATACTCTTGAAAATCAACACTTAAAAATCTCTTTAAGTAATCATGGTGGCGAATTACATAGTATAAAGGGAAAAAAAGATAATACTGAATTTTTATGGTCTGGAGACGAAGCTTATTGGAAATATCATGCTCCAATACTTTTCCCTATAGTTGGTAAAGTATTTAATGGTAAATACACAGTTGATGGCATTACTTATGAACTTCCTCAACATGGATTAGCTAGAGTTCGTGACTTTGAAATGATAGAACAAACTAAAAACTCAATATCTTTTGAACTAAAATACTCTGAAGATACATTAAAAGTTTATCCTTTTAAATTTTCACTTATAATAAAATACACTTTAAATGATATAAATTTAAGCATAGACTATATTGTAAAGAATTTAGATAATAAAGAAATGTATTTCTCAATTGGTGCCCATCCAGCATTTATGTGTCCTATTGAAAATGATAAATTTGATGATTACTACTTCGAATTTAATGAGAAAGAAAATGCAAGCATAATGCAATTAGTTGGTCCTGGTTATTTCTCAAAAGAAGAAAAACCATATTTAAAGGATGAAAATATAATAAATCTATCTACTGATTTATTTAAAAATGATGCTTTAGTTTTTAAAAATCTAAAATCAAATAAAATTTCATTAAAATCAAAAAATCATAAAAAGTACCTAGAATTTGATTTTGGTGAATTCCCTTACTTAGGATTATGGACAAAAGATACTGGTGCTCCATTTGTCTGTATAGAACCTTGGTTTGGACATGCAGACTTTGATGGATTTAATGGAGAATTTAAGGATAAAGCTGCAATCCAGTCACTTATGCCTAATAAAGAATTCCATTGTAACTATAATATATCTTTCTTTGAATAAAAAAATAAAAAAGTTGAAGCTTTATCTTCAACTTTTTTATTTTTCTTCTTTATGATATCCATTAACTATTTTTTGCACTACTTTCTTTACTACACTTGCTTGTGCTATTAATGTCATAACAGTTAGGAAAGTCACTATGCAATCTCTATCTTCTTCTTTTATATCAGAAACCTGTATTATTTCTTCTATTTTATCGTTATCAACTAATGGCACCTCTAAGAATCTTTTTATGCTCTCTTCTTGTACTTCTCCGAACATCTTATAAGCCGTTTCCCAAGATATTATATCATCGCTTCTATCATTAATATCATTAAATGCTAAAGCAAATACTTTTTTGATCTCATCGGTTTTTAATAGGGGTCTCATATAACTTAATAAAACCAATTGAGCTAAGTGCACCTTAGTATATCCACGTTTTTTCCCATCTTCCGGCTTTGATATTACCTCACTTTTAATATAGTTTTGCACTATATTATTAGTAAATTTATCTTCCGTAAACTTATCATTTAGATAGTCTATAACCTGTGAAAGAAATAAATCATACTTTGGCAAATCATCATAAGAAACCATACTGTTTTTTGACATCTCTTCTGCCAAAACTTTTATTTGTTCAGAATTAAAATTATTAATATCCATAGCACACCTCAAATTTCGTTTTAAACCCTTATTATGTATTATATAGTATTTATAATCACATTACAAGTTAATACCCTCTATTTTGTTTTACATAACTTAAATTTATAAACAATATATAGAATAAATCATATTTATTACAAAAGTTTTTTATATTTAATACTATATAAGTAAAATATATTCAAATTTTTTTGAAAAACTTTAAATATATTTTATCTATTAATGTATTTTTTTTATTAAAAAGTAAATATTTCATTATAAATTTTTAAATTCATATATTTTACCCTATTTTCTTAAATAATAATAAACAATATATTAATTTAATCATAGAATATTATATAAATTAAATAATTTTCTATACGACATTTTTATTATTTTTTTCCAATTTTATTTTTAAATATATATTTTATAAGTTAATTGTTATTTTCCAAGTATAAATTTATATTAATATATCAATATTTATCCTTTTTTTTAACTTTTTGTCAAACAAAAATTAGTCTATTTATGTAAAATAAATTAATCTTTACCTTGACTTTTCAAAAAAATGGTAGTATATTTAATATATAATTGATTGAGAATAAAAAAAATTGTAAACAAACATTTTTTTTGACAAAACATATTGACTTAATATGACAAGTTTGTTAATATTATAATGCGTTTTGTCGAAAGTTGTAAAATGCAAGGAGGAAGTATAATGAAATCAACAGGTGTAGTAAGAAGAGTAGACGAATTAGGAAGAATAGTTATTCCTATAGAGTTAAGAAGAACATTAGATATAGCAGAAAAGGATGCTTTAGAAATCTATGTAGATGGAGAGCAAATCATATTAAAGAAATATGAGCCAGCATGTATATTCTGCGGAGATGCTAGAGATGTTGTTAACTACAAAGGTAAAAACATCTGCCAAAAATGTTTAGATGAATTAAAAAAATAGTAATTAACTTATTTAATATAAATAATTAATTAACATTTTAACCCTAACCAATAATAATTTTTAACACTATATCCCCTTATAGTGTTAAAGCACTTCATAATCCCCTATGAAGTGCTTTATTTTTATTATCTATATTTTAATAAATATTTTCTTAAAATCATAATTCTTTAATTATAAACTATTTTTTATTTGTTAATCCTAATCGCATAATTATATATGCTAAATTTCCCTTTAGCTAAAATATAATTTTATTAAAAGTTACCACATATCTTAAATTAAATATTATAATACTTAAATCTTATATGTTAACCCTAAATATCTAATGAAAATTTATATATTTCTGATTTTGCAACTCCTCTATCCTTTGCTACTTGTTTTATAGCATCTTTTTTCTTCATTCCTTCATTATCTATATAATGTATTATATGTTCCTCTATAGACATGCTAATCCATTTTGAAGTATTTTCTTCTTCTATTTCTTTATCTGTTTTTCCTGATATTACACAAACAAACTCACCTTTTGGAGCATTTTCTTCAAAATGAATTTTTGCTTCCTCTAAAGTTCCTCTAAATATTTCTTCATGAAGCTTAGTTAATTCTCTACATATAGCTACTTTTCTATTTCCTAACCCTTCTTTTAAAGTATCTATAGTATCTAATATTCTATATGGTGATTCATATATTATTATTGTTTCTGTTCTATCCTTTATGTCTTCAATAAAAGATCTTTTATCCTTATTTTCTCTTGGGAAAAATCCCTTAAACATAAATTTAGTTGTATCTAATCCAGAATATATTAAAGCAGTTGTAAAAGCTGTTGCTCCTGGTAAAACTTCAAATTCTATACCTTCTTCTATACATTTCTCAACAACTACACTTCCTGGATCTGATATTCCTGGAGTTCCAGCATCACTAACTATAGCAACTGAAGTTCCTTCTTTAACTCTTCTAAGTATTTCTTCACCTTTACCTTGCTCATTATGCTTATGATAACTAATTAAAGGCTTTTTAATCTCAAAATGATTTAAAAGCTTAAGAGTTTGTCTTGTATCCTCAGCAGCTATTAAATCAACATTTTTTAAAACCTCTAAGGCTCTTAAAGTTATATCTCCTAAATTTCCTATTGGAGTCGGTACTAAATAAACTTTACTCATTTTTATTTACTCTCCCTTCCATATATCTTATCTATTTCTTCACTATATCCACCTTCATCTTTATACACATATAAAGGTGCTTCCCATTTTAAGAAAGCTCCGCCGTCTCTTTGACCTTCTACTAAAACTATGTTTGCAGCTTTTTTTGTATTAGGATGAACCATTCTAACCCTTTTAGGTTCTATTTTATATTTTCTCATAAGACAAAATATATCAGCTAACCTTTCAGGTCTATGTACCATATAAAGTCTTCCATTATCCTTTAGAAATCTTCTACTTGCTGCTATAACATCCTCTAAATTACACATAATCTCATGTCTAGCTATAGCAAGTTTATCTTCTGGATTTACAATACCTGCATTATTTAACTTATATGGAGGATTTACTGTAACAACATCAAATTTAGGCATTGATTTATTAAGCTCTTTATCCTTTAAATCGCCACATACAAAAGATACTTTATCTTGAATATTATTAATCTTTGCACTTCTATTTGCCATTTCAGCAAATTCTTCTTGTATCTCAATTCCAACTACTTCTTTAGGATTTTTTTTTCCGTAAATAATAAAAGGAATTATTCCTGTACCTGTGCACAAATCTAATACAGAATGTTTTCTGTTAACATTAGCAAAATTAGCTAGTAAAACAGCATCCACTCCAAATCTAAACCCTTCTTTTTTCTGAATTAGATGTAATCCATCTAACTGTAGATCATCAAGAGTTTCATTCTCGTTAACTAAAGTTAAATCCAACTCTTTTAAAGTTTTATTCATACTTCTTCACACTCACCTTTATTGTAATCAGTAGACCTGTAAAATCAGTAAATAAATTAAGGTCTCTTTAATTGTTATAGTCTATATTATAGCATATACTCAAAATTCTTAACCTTTTATAAAAAAATATGCCAAACAGCTATTTCTACTGTTTGGCATAAATATATTTTAAATTATAATATTCTTCTTGCTGATGAGAAATTATATATAGGGCCTACTATTACACCAACACCTGGTCTAGCAGCGTGAATCATTTGTCCACCACCTACATATATTCCAACGTGTCCTACACCATTAGTAAATACTAAATCTCCTGGTTGTAACTGATCTCTTGATACAGGTCTACCTTGATTTATTTGTGTATAAGTAGTTCTAGTAATTTC from Clostridium perfringens carries:
- a CDS encoding YihY/virulence factor BrkB family protein; protein product: MKKKSKGFLRKTVIFLVMFIKKIGDDDIFALGAQLAYYMVLSFIPFLMFLMTLVGFSHLNSDAVLNLLSNVMPTEAFNLIQSTVIEIVDREQTGLLWISIALAIWVSSSGFKAVIKGLNKAYGVKETRSYIKLKLISMIYTILLALIVIATLFLFVFGDVIGDFFMKVLEHPEFIYYIWNILRYVVVILIMILFFMFLYNATPCVRLGWLEVIPGAVITTLGWISISYIFAYYVNNFSNYSRLYGSLGAVFMFMTWMFITSMILILGGEINAVLAEKNRLKDL
- a CDS encoding LCP family protein, coding for MSQGKHAKKNDSNSQGNTPKKKSKVKIIVLTLFFLLLIGIGLGATYVYSTLNKMDIKKIAQDDKSLGIDESNKDLFQDGILNIALFGVDSREHDNVGRSDSIIIATIDTKHDKIKLTSLMRDSYVEVDGHGKTKLTHAYAYGGPTLALKTINENFGLDIKDYVTVNFDNLAEIIDDLGGVPINIKPYEVKEVNNYAKNVAEIAGREYTPVSEGEQVLNGAQAVGYSRIRYVGDGDYERTERQRNVLDAIIKKLSALKPSEYPETIKKLLPYVETNLTPSKILSIATSVASTGIPPVENMRFPLDGYCKGEMIDGVWYLTFDEAKTKEQIQDYIYKDVNPK
- a CDS encoding aldose 1-epimerase family protein, translated to MIYTLENQHLKISLSNHGGELHSIKGKKDNTEFLWSGDEAYWKYHAPILFPIVGKVFNGKYTVDGITYELPQHGLARVRDFEMIEQTKNSISFELKYSEDTLKVYPFKFSLIIKYTLNDINLSIDYIVKNLDNKEMYFSIGAHPAFMCPIENDKFDDYYFEFNEKENASIMQLVGPGYFSKEEKPYLKDENIINLSTDLFKNDALVFKNLKSNKISLKSKNHKKYLEFDFGEFPYLGLWTKDTGAPFVCIEPWFGHADFDGFNGEFKDKAAIQSLMPNKEFHCNYNISFFE
- a CDS encoding DUF1836 domain-containing protein encodes the protein MDINNFNSEQIKVLAEEMSKNSMVSYDDLPKYDLFLSQVIDYLNDKFTEDKFTNNIVQNYIKSEVISKPEDGKKRGYTKVHLAQLVLLSYMRPLLKTDEIKKVFALAFNDINDRSDDIISWETAYKMFGEVQEESIKRFLEVPLVDNDKIEEIIQVSDIKEEDRDCIVTFLTVMTLIAQASVVKKVVQKIVNGYHKEEK
- a CDS encoding AbrB/MazE/SpoVT family DNA-binding domain-containing protein, producing MKSTGVVRRVDELGRIVIPIELRRTLDIAEKDALEIYVDGEQIILKKYEPACIFCGDARDVVNYKGKNICQKCLDELKK
- the rsmI gene encoding 16S rRNA (cytidine(1402)-2'-O)-methyltransferase, whose product is MSKVYLVPTPIGNLGDITLRALEVLKNVDLIAAEDTRQTLKLLNHFEIKKPLISYHKHNEQGKGEEILRRVKEGTSVAIVSDAGTPGISDPGSVVVEKCIEEGIEFEVLPGATAFTTALIYSGLDTTKFMFKGFFPRENKDKRSFIEDIKDRTETIIIYESPYRILDTIDTLKEGLGNRKVAICRELTKLHEEIFRGTLEEAKIHFEENAPKGEFVCVISGKTDKEIEEENTSKWISMSIEEHIIHYIDNEGMKKKDAIKQVAKDRGVAKSEIYKFSLDI
- a CDS encoding tRNA1(Val) (adenine(37)-N6)-methyltransferase; its protein translation is MNKTLKELDLTLVNENETLDDLQLDGLHLIQKKEGFRFGVDAVLLANFANVNRKHSVLDLCTGTGIIPFIIYGKKNPKEVVGIEIQEEFAEMANRSAKINNIQDKVSFVCGDLKDKELNKSMPKFDVVTVNPPYKLNNAGIVNPEDKLAIARHEIMCNLEDVIAASRRFLKDNGRLYMVHRPERLADIFCLMRKYKIEPKRVRMVHPNTKKAANIVLVEGQRDGGAFLKWEAPLYVYKDEGGYSEEIDKIYGRESK